Proteins co-encoded in one Papaver somniferum cultivar HN1 chromosome 5, ASM357369v1, whole genome shotgun sequence genomic window:
- the LOC113279184 gene encoding zinc finger BED domain-containing protein RICESLEEPER 3-like — MKKYHTSLLRIREVVKYVTKSPARYKRFTEAAESERIYCKKGLILDVRTRWNSTYLMLVAAERYEKEFERLCELDKAFCEEFCFDILVPYNIMGDGDDTVDLDADYDLESDNEEELDTTEEEDSAAVRKAKKKKQAKTSTYVTSHSFLLELETVRQELEEWKNTHEDPFLSHMGAVMLLKYNKYWGTYRKMNSLMFMAVLLDPREKEHGLFLFAAYKAENVRCAVSSSESVGETNSTSTSTKSSSSFGSTIYSKAKYMAGRNKRKHQLSNVEDNGRSEVERYLAEPIYTPTNENATFDILQWWKVNAARFDILPLMAKDIFVIPVSSLLQNQPLVTEKEFWILFEAP, encoded by the exons ATGAagaagtatcatacatcacttctCAGGATCAGGGAAGTGGTAAAATATGTCACGAAATCTCCCGCAAGATATAAAAGGTTTACGGAGGCTGCTGAGTCGGAAAGAATATATTGTAAAAAGGGTCTGATATTAGATGTGAGAACGCGGTGGAATTCTACTTACTTAATGCTTGTTGCTGCTGAAAGATATGAAAAGGAATTTGAAAGGCTATGTGAGTTGGATAAGGCATTTTGTGAAGAGTTTTGCTTTGATATTCTAGTACCATATAATATTATGGGTGATGGTGATGACACTGTTGATCTTGATGCTGATTATGATCTGGAatcagacaatgaagaagaacttgatactactgaagaagaagattctgCTGCTGTCaggaaagccaagaaaaaaaaacaggccAAAA CTTCtacttatgttacttctcattctTTCTTATTGGAACTTGAGACTGTTCGTCAAGAATTAGAAGAATGGAAAAATACACATGAGGACCCTTTCTTAAGCCACATGGGTGCTGTAATGTTGCTCAAGTACAACAAATATTGGGGAACATACCGAAAGATGAATTCGTTGATGTTTATGGCTGTACTTCTTGATCCACGAGAGAAAGAACATGGATTATTT CTGTTTGCAGCTTATAAAGCAGAAAATGTTAGATGTGcagtatcttcatcagaatctgtGGGCGAGACTAATTCTACTTCTACTTCTACTAAAAGTTCTTCGAGTTTTGGAAGTACTATTTATAGCAAGGCCAAGTATATGGCGGGAAGGAATAAACGAAAGCATCAATTGAGTAATGTGGAGGACAATGGGAGATCTGAGGTAGAAAGGTACTTGGCTGAACCGATCTACACACCCACAAATGAAAATGCTACTTTTGATATATTACAATGGTGGAAGGTAAATGCTGCGAGGTTTGACATTTTGCCACTTATGGCTAAAGATATATTTGTTATTCCCGTTTCTTCCTTGCTTCAGAATCAGCCTTTAGTAACGGAAAAAGAATTTTGGATCCTTTTCGAAGCTCCTTAA